From the genome of Papaver somniferum cultivar HN1 chromosome 2, ASM357369v1, whole genome shotgun sequence, one region includes:
- the LOC113349676 gene encoding phytochrome A-associated F-box protein-like — MEEFLKTQGPKSSFSNLSEDVILHIIHKLEPDPRDWASLASVSTKFSSLIRIIFWKNKCLEKIPTIVSDLISSATSDHPPGGWASLYKLSVCCPGLLHAGILLENSDFGLERELGPDESYRQITPTIHVDANHNPNQICSSSTAASALVTAVSTCSDSGNDRWSLFDDLYLDTQYDNSESHEIVEMVIENQEVEEMNVDEVEKQETVEIMKQCASIGTHLATKVWNLSREQGNKLLGSRFRGDCLYICDWPGCVHKEEKRKYMLFRGIFKNFKKSMVWRTINDGNRSKIPLYCAFCSCNETWDLHSAFCLRRVFGYHEDGEPVVRAYVCENGHVSGAWTDRPMYT; from the coding sequence ATGGAGGAATTTCTGAAAACCCAAGGACCAAAATCTTCATTTTCAAACCTCTCTGAAGATGTTATCCTTCATATTATCCATAAACTTGAACCTGATCCAAGAGATTGGGCTAGTTTAGCATCTGTATCAACTAAATTCTCATCACTAATTCGCATCATATTCTGGAAAAACAAATGTTTAGAGAAAATTCCTACTATTGTTTCCGATCTTATCTCTAGTGCTACTTCTGATCATCCTCCTGGAGGTTGGGCTTCTCTTTACAAGCTGTCAGTCTGTTGCCCAGGACTTCTTCATGCTGGAATTTTGTTAGAGAATTCAGATTTTGGTCTTGAACGCGAGTTGGGCCCTGACGAAAGTTACAGACAAATTACACCTACAATCCATGTTGATGCCAACCACAATCCTAATCAGATTTGTTCTTCTTCAACTGCGGCTTCGGCTCTGGTGACTGCTGTAAGTACTTGTTCTGACTCTGGTAATGATCGTTGGTCTTTGTTTGATGATTTGTATCTTGATACACAATATGATAATTCTGAGTCTCATGAAATTGTGGAAATGGTGATCGAGAATCAAGAAGTTGAGGAAATGAATGTTGATGAGGTCGAGAAACAAGAAACTGTTGAGATAATGAAACAGTGTGCATCAATAGGAACTCATTTAGCTACCAAGGTATGGAATTTGAGTAGAGAACAAGGGAATAAGTTACTAGGTAGTCGGTTTCGAGGGGATTGTCTTTATATCTGTGATTGGCCTGGTTGTGTtcacaaagaagagaaaagaaagtaTATGCTTTTTAGAGGGATTTTCAAGAATTTTAAGAAATCTATGGTTTGGAGAACTATAAATGATGGTAATAGAAGTAAGATTCCCTTGTATTGTGCATTTTGCTCCTGTAATGAGACTTGGGATTTACATTCTGCGTTTTGTTTGAGGAGAGTTTTTGGGTATCATGAAGATGGTGAACCTGTTGTGAGAGCTTATGTTTGTGAGAACGGGCATGTTTCCGGAGCGTGGACTGATCGGCCAATGTACACTTAA